The genomic interval TCCTGGAGAGTTGTATGTTTATATTCTGGTTCACTTTTCTTCGGACGATTCACTAAATAAATGCTGCTGGCGATTAAAATAAGTCCAACAAAAAGGGAAAGTGTAAAGGGCTCTCCTAAAAATGAAGTCCCGAATAATACCGCGATAAGTGGTACAAGAAACGTACTGGAAGCTACTTTGCTAGTTTCACCAGAATTTAATAACTTAAAGTAAAGAATATAAGCAACAGGAATGCCTAAAGTTGATCCAAAAACTAATCCAAATACATAGGTGCTATTCCAAACAATGTCTGACCAACTTTCAACCCCTAATCCCATACCGGTCAGCACCACTCCCCCCAATACCGACTGTAGAGCTACTAGCCACAAGGAGTCAACCTTAGGACTTACTTTTTTCACATAAATGACACCCAAAGTCCAGCTAATAGCAGTAATCATAGCTAATGCGAGACCTAAAAGTGAAACTTGTCCAGAAATTCCGCCTATACTTACAGCTCCTACACCTAGAAAACCAATAACAAGACCGATAACTTTTATAGCGGACATTGTTTCTCCCAACCAAATCCATGCAAAAATCCCGATAAGCACCGGTTGTAAATACACAATGACTGAAAACAAGCCTCCTGGTAAATACATTAAACCAATTGTTTGAAGTCCAAAGAAGAGTACAGTATTGAATAACGCAGAAACACAATAGATACGCCAATTTTCACTCCATCTTATGCTTTTTCTTTTTGGAAAACATAAAATAGACAATAATACTCCCCCGATAAGAGCGCGCATCCCAGCGTATAAAAGAGGTGGGGTATAAGAAAGCGTAAACTTGTAAATCGGCCAGCATAGTCCCCATATTAGAACGAGACATGCCATATATATAATCATTTTTTTACGTGATAGTTCTATCATTTTGTCCGTCTCCCCTTTAAGCTTACTAATATTTTAGAAAAATATAATTTGTAATACTATATTGATTGAACTTTCCTGTAAAAACAAGGAAAACGCTCATTATTTTACATCTACTTAACTATTTAATGCAAACTGTTAT from Peribacillus asahii carries:
- a CDS encoding DMT family transporter, giving the protein MIELSRKKMIIYMACLVLIWGLCWPIYKFTLSYTPPLLYAGMRALIGGVLLSILCFPKRKSIRWSENWRIYCVSALFNTVLFFGLQTIGLMYLPGGLFSVIVYLQPVLIGIFAWIWLGETMSAIKVIGLVIGFLGVGAVSIGGISGQVSLLGLALAMITAISWTLGVIYVKKVSPKVDSLWLVALQSVLGGVVLTGMGLGVESWSDIVWNSTYVFGLVFGSTLGIPVAYILYFKLLNSGETSKVASSTFLVPLIAVLFGTSFLGEPFTLSLFVGLILIASSIYLVNRPKKSEPEYKHTTLQEKI